From a single Populus nigra chromosome 18, ddPopNigr1.1, whole genome shotgun sequence genomic region:
- the LOC133678975 gene encoding PTI1-like tyrosine-protein kinase At3g15890: MILKCFCCVYREVEEEPKISKKNSSREYPWEIYTLKEILHATNNFHDDNKIGEGGFGSVYWGQTSTGTEIAVKRLKAMSSKAEIEFAVEVEMLGRVRHKNLLGLRGFYAGGNERLIVYDYMPNHSLIAHLHGQVAEDCLLDWNRRMNIIIGSAEGIAYLHHEANPHIIHRDIKASNVLLDVEFQPKVADFGFAKLIPEGVSHLTTRVKGTLGYLAPEYAMWGKVSESCDVYSFGILLLEIISAKKPLEKLPGGVKRDIVQWATPYVQKGAFDHIADPRLKGRYDRAQLNLAIMIAMRCSDTNAENRPSMMKVVEWLNGGLGRTKEVSDVEDMVDEDEYEEEKL; encoded by the exons ATGATCTTGAAATGTTTTTGCTGTGTCTACCGAGAAGTCGAAGAAGAACCGAAGATCAG taaaaaaaatagtagcagGGAATATCCATGGGAAATCTACACTCTCAAGGAGATTCTTCATGCCACAAACAACTTTCATGATGATAACAAGATTGGAGAAGGTGGATTTGGAAGCGTATACTGGGGTCAAACAAGTACTGGAACTGAG ATAGCAGTTAAACGACTGAAGGCTATGAGCTCAAAGGCAGAGATTGAATTCGCGGTGGAAGTTGAGATGCTTGGTAGGGTGAGGCACAAGAACTTGTTAGGTTTGAGGGGGTTTTATGCAGGAGGAAACGAAAGGTTAATAGTCTATGATTACATGCCTAATCATAGCTTGATAGCCCATCTGCATGGCCAAGTCGCTGAGGATTGCTTACTAGATTGGAACCGGAGGATGAACATAATAATAGGATCAGCCGAGGGAATAGC GTACTTGCACCATGAGGCCAATCCTCATATAATACATAGGGATATAAAGGCAAGTAATGTTCTTCTAGATGTTGAATTTCAACCAAAAGTAGCAGATTTTGGTTTTGCAAAGCTGATACCAGAAGGGGTTAGTCACTTGACCACCAGGGTAAAGGGAACTCTAGGATATTTGGCTCCTGAATATGCGATGTGGGGGAAAGTTTCGGAGAGTTGTGATGTTTATAGCTTTGGAATTTTACTCTTAGAGATCATTAGTGCTAAAAAACCATTAGAGAAGCTCCCGGGAGGGGTTAAGCGTGACATTGTTCAATGGGCAACACCATATGTTCAAAAGGGTGCCTTCGATCATATTGCCGACCCTAGGTTGAAGGGAAGATATGACCGAGCACAGCTTAACCTAGCAATCATGATCGCGATGCGATGCTCCGATACCAATGCGGAGAATCGGCCTAGCATGATGAAGGTGGTGGAATGGCTCAATGGTGGTCTAGGGAGGACGAAAGAGGTGTCGGATGTGGAAGACATGGTTGATGAAGATgaatatgaagaagaaaaactctgA